In Triticum urartu cultivar G1812 chromosome 6, Tu2.1, whole genome shotgun sequence, the following proteins share a genomic window:
- the LOC125512883 gene encoding serine/threonine-protein kinase STY13-like, which produces MESGSTFYAGEGLHIDPSWLIDPKLLFVGPRIGEGGHAKVYEGKYKNQNVAIKIVHKGDTPEEVIKRQGRFLREVTMLSRVQHKNLVKFIGACLEPVMVVVTELLVGGSLRKYLVSLRPRNLEPRVAVGFALDIARAMECLHAHGIIHRDLKPENLLLTADQRTVKLVDLGLAREETLTEMMTAETGTYRWMAPELYSTVTLRHGEKKHYNHKVDVYSFAIVLWELLHNRLPFEGMSNLQAAYAAAFKNIRPSADNLPEELSEILTSCWKEDPSDRPNFTQIVQMLLHYLSTLSPPEHMAPARTFSSENAILPPESPGTSSLMASRGDITPKGNIEDKPRGFFFCFSQCY; this is translated from the exons ATGGAGTCGGGGAGCACGTTCTATGCGGGTGAAGGTCTTCACATTGATCCCAGCTGGCTCATCGACCCAAAGCTTCTCTTTGTTGGGCCACGGATCGGTGAGGGTGGACATGCAAAGGTCTACGAGGGGAA GTACAAGAACCAAAATGTTGCTATCAAGATTGTGCACAAAGGGGACACCCCTGAAGAGGTCATCAAGAGGCAGGGTAGGTTCTTGAGAGAGGTGACCATGCTATCAAGGGTGCAGCACAAGAACCTTGTCAAG TTTATTGGAGCTTGCCTAGAGCCTGTCATGGTGGTGGTGACTGAGCTATTAGTGGGGGGCTCTTTGCGGAAGTATTTGGTCAGCTTACGGCCTAGGAACCTGGAGCCTCGTGTAGCAGTTGGATTTGCATTGGACATCGCCCGAGCCATGGAATGTTTGCATGCACATGGGATCATTCATCGTGATCTTAAACCTG AGAATCTGCTGCTTACAGCGGACCAGAGAACAGTTAAGCTCGTCGACCTTGGTTTAGCAAGAGAAGAGACGTTAACAGAGATGATGACCGCAGAAACAGGAACATACCGTTGGATGGCTCCCGAG TTGTACAGCACAGTCACATTAAGGCACGGAGAAAAGAAACATTACAACCACAAAGTGGATGTTTACAGCTTTGCAATTGTGTTATGGGAACTACTGCACAATAGACTACCCTTTGAGGGCATGTCTAACCTGCAAGCTGCATATGCTGCCGCTTTCAAG AACATCAGACCAAGTGCAGATAATTTGCCGGAGGAGCTATCAGAGATCCTAACATCCTGCTGGAAAGAAGACCCAAGCGACAGACCAAACTTCACCCAGATAGTTCAAATGCTTCTCCATTACCTCTCAACCCTTTCACCGCCAGAACATATGGCCCCTGCTCGCACATTCAGTTCGGAGAATGCAATCTTACCTCCTGAATCGCCTGGGACGAGCTCTCTAATGGCTTCTCGAGGTGATATCACGCCTAAAGGCAATATTGAAGACAAGCCAAGGGGCTTCTTTTTCTGCTTCAGCCAGTGTTATTAG